One Terriglobales bacterium genomic window, CCGATGTGCGAGTCCGAGCCTGTCGTCGGTGTCCTGCGCGAGGAGCAACTCGGCGCCAAGCGCAGCTTCATCTGCTCGCTGTGCGCGCACGAGTGGGACTTCCTGCGCGCCATCTGTCCGGGCTGCGGCGAAGACCGCAATGAGGCGCTCGCTGTCTTCACCTCGGAACAATTCAACCATGTGCGTGTCGAGGCCTGCGACACCTGCAACACGTACATCAAGACGGTGGACCTCACCACAAACGGCCTCGCCATTCCGGTGGTCGACGAACTCGCCACGCTACCGCTGACCCTCTGGGCCCAGCAGCACGGCTACACCAAGCTCCAGCCCAATCTCATGGCCGTCTAAGCGGTTTCCGCGAAGGGCAGGTTTCACGGCTTCAAAGTTACGTGAAATTTGAAACCTCGAAACGCGAAACCTTCAAACGACATCGTACTCGCTCTGCACCATGCCGCTCGGATAGTGCCGGGTGGCGACGTGATGGAGCCGAATGTCGTGTGGGACTGTGCCGAAGAGAGGGAGTCCATCCCCAATGAGAACCGGTACCCGAGTAATCGTGAGTCGTTGGATCAGCCCGGCTCGCAGGAACTCTTGAATTGTGATCCCACCATCAACATAGACGTGTTTGGCGCCAGTCGCAGCGAGCTTGGAAACGATCTCGGCCGGTCTCCCGGCCATCTGCTCCACCATGTTTCCCCGGACTGCCGACAACTCAAGCGGCCGGCTGCTCAGGACGACGACCCGCTTGTCCTTGTACGGCCACTGTTCGAGGGTCAGTACCGTCTCGAAGGTATTGCGGCCAATTACAATCGTATCGACACTTGCCATGAATTCGTCATAGCCGTGGGGCTCACCACCGCCGGGTGGCAGAAAGTCATACGCG contains:
- a CDS encoding dihydrofolate reductase family protein, whose amino-acid sequence is MKMSVFVGTSLDGFIARRNGAYDFLPPGGGEPHGYDEFMASVDTIVIGRNTFETVLTLEQWPYKDKRVVVLSSRPLELSAVRGNMVEQMAGRPAEIVSKLAATGAKHVYVDGGITIQEFLRAGLIQRLTITRVPVLIGDGLPLFGTVPHDIRLHHVATRHYPSGMVQSEYDVV